Proteins encoded together in one Bradyrhizobium sp. CB82 window:
- a CDS encoding MarR family transcriptional regulator has protein sequence MRKPRQITSTQPERMIVPPAPGEGKRGEEGYLGYLLRQAQAAVRLSMERSLADLGVTPPQFAVLTMLKAYPGLSGAEVARLAFLTPQTVGVIIGNLERDGAIRKSRHPVHGRILQWTLTARGKTLLKTCRERVLALEHRLAAGLDAKAEIAIRRWLVRIAAELQEG, from the coding sequence ATGCGCAAGCCTCGCCAGATCACGAGTACGCAACCGGAACGGATGATCGTTCCGCCTGCCCCGGGCGAGGGCAAACGCGGCGAAGAGGGTTATCTCGGTTATCTCTTGCGCCAGGCCCAGGCCGCCGTGAGGCTGAGCATGGAGCGCAGCCTCGCCGATCTCGGCGTCACGCCGCCGCAATTTGCCGTCCTGACCATGCTGAAGGCCTATCCCGGCCTCTCCGGCGCCGAGGTCGCCCGCCTGGCGTTCCTGACGCCGCAGACCGTGGGCGTGATCATCGGCAATCTCGAACGCGACGGCGCTATCCGCAAATCGCGGCATCCCGTGCACGGCCGAATCCTGCAATGGACGCTCACGGCGCGCGGCAAGACGCTTCTGAAAACGTGCCGGGAGCGTGTCCTCGCCCTGGAGCACCGCCTGGCCGCAGGACTCGATGCGAAGGCGGAGATTGCCATTCGGCGCTGGTTGGTGCGGATCGCGGCGGAGCTGCAGGAGGGTTAG
- a CDS encoding carboxymuconolactone decarboxylase family protein, whose amino-acid sequence MSHARSEYEDFKALAPDAYDLTLALGQLAAKAGLDKQLVELIKLRASQINGCAFCVQHHILLSERLGVPVDKLNLVAVWREAPIFSARERAALAWTEALTFLPEGVSDDVHAEASREFSEKELMYLTSAVASVNVWNRFGVAYRWTPAQRPAAAHAKAS is encoded by the coding sequence ATGTCACACGCCCGCAGCGAATATGAAGACTTCAAGGCGCTTGCTCCCGATGCCTATGACCTGACGCTCGCGCTCGGCCAGCTTGCGGCCAAGGCCGGTCTCGACAAGCAGCTGGTCGAGCTGATCAAGCTGCGCGCCTCGCAGATCAACGGCTGCGCCTTCTGCGTGCAGCATCACATCCTGCTGTCCGAGAGGCTCGGCGTGCCCGTCGACAAGCTCAATCTGGTCGCGGTGTGGCGCGAGGCTCCGATCTTTTCGGCGCGCGAGCGAGCCGCGCTCGCCTGGACCGAGGCGCTGACCTTCCTGCCCGAGGGTGTCAGCGATGACGTCCATGCCGAGGCGAGCCGCGAATTCTCCGAGAAGGAGCTGATGTACCTGACTTCGGCGGTCGCCTCGGTCAACGTCTGGAACCGCTTTGGGGTCGCCTATCGCTGGACGC